The genome window GCTGGGCAACTGCGCTGATCAAAATCCTTTGTGAACAGAATAACGTCCAGATCCGGTGGTGGCTGCGAAACCAGAAAGATATTGAGCATATCCGTAAATTCCATCATAACCCCAGCTATCTGAGCGACGTGGTGCTTTCTCCCAAGAAAGTGAAGGTCTTTGAAAAGACCACAGAAGCCGTCAAAGGTGCTGATTACGTGATCCTGGCAGTTCCCGCCGCATTTATTCAGGAAGCATTGCGCGATCTTTCTTCGAAACATTTGCAGGGAAAAAGGATTGTTTCGGCCATTAAGGGCATGGTTCCGGACCAGAATATGCTTATTACGGACTGGGTTGCCAAAGAATACGGCATTGACCTGCAAGAAACCTGTGTGATAGCCGGCCCTTGCCATGCGGAAGAGGTGGCTTTGGAAAAGCAATCCTATTTATCGATCGCTTCCACGGAATGTCCGAGCGCGGAGGATTTTGCTAAACTGATGACCTGCCGCTACGTGACCGCGAACCCGCTCGACGATCTTTACGGCGTTGAATATGCGGCTGTGATGAAAAACATTGTAGCGCTGGCCTGCGGCATAACGCATGGACTGGGTTACGGCGATAATTTTCAGGCCGTGCTGGTTTCCAATGCCATGCAGGAAATCGGGAATTTCGTTACTGCCCTCGACCCGCGCGAACGCAATATGAGCTCTTCCGCATATCTGGGAGATCTGCTTGTGACGGCTTACTCACAGTTTAGCAGGAACAGGCTTTTTGGCAATATGATCGGCCGCGGATATAGCGTCAAGGCGGCGCAATTGGAGATGAAAATGATCGCGGAAGGTTACTATGCTACCAAAAGCATTACCGAAATGAACAAGATCCACCAGGTAAGCCTGCCCATAACAAGTGCCGTTTACCGCATTTTATACGAAGAGCAAGCGCCGGGCATGGTGATGGACGAGTTAAAGAAATTGCTCAAATAATAGCCCGTTCCGCCCAATTTTACGTACATTTTTCAGACATCAATATTTCAACTTCCTATGCGCATTCCAAAAAACCTGTGTGCCGGCCTGTTAACCGGTCTTTTGCTTTCTTCCGTCATGCTGACTTCCTGTAATTCTAAAAGTTCGGACAAAGCGGATAATGAGAATAAAGAGTTGAAGGATTCACTGGCAAGCGATAAGGAATTTGTTTTTGGAGATAAACGGGACTTTGCGCAATGCCATGCATCCACATTGGTAAGGCTGGATAACGGTCAATATCTGATCGCGTGGTTTGGTGGGACAGAGGAAAAGAATCCGGATGTAGGGATCTGGGTTTCCAAAGGTCAGCCGGGAAACTGGAGTGCGCCCAAAGAAGTGGCCAAAATCCGCGAAGACGCACATTGGAACCCGGTTTTGCAAAAAACCTCGGACGGTAAAATTATTTTATATTTCAAAGTAGGAAAAGAAATAGCGCATTGGGAAACCTGGGTGAAAACTTCGACTGATAATGGTGAAACGTGGTCGGATGCCTATGAGCTGGTAAAAGGCGATAAAGGAGGAAGAGGGCCTGTAAAAGACAAGCTGATCGAACTATCAAACGGCGACTGGCTGGCCGGCGCGTCCAACGAGGTAAACCGCTGGGAAGTTTTTGTAGACAGAAGCACGGACAAAGGTAAAACCTGGAAAGCAAGCCCTTACTTTAAAATTGATACAACAGAAATAAAAGGAAAAGGCGCAATCCAGCCTACATTGTGGGAATCCAAGCCCGGCACTGTGCATATGCTGGTAAGAACAACCGGAGGCGTGATCGGCAGAAGTGATTCTTTTGATAATGGAAAAACCTGGTCGACAATCAAGAAAACATCGCTTCCTAACCCGAACAGCGGCATTGACCTGGCCAAACTGCCCGACGGAACACTGGTGCTCGCTTACAACCCGAACGATAAAGACTGGGGTTCAAGATCGCCGCTTTCACTGATCATGTCATATGATAATGGTCAAAACTGGACGGATCGCATTGACATTGCAACGGGTAAAAAGGAAGACGAATATTCCTATCCGGCCATTATCAGTTTCGGGGACTCTGTGGCGGTGACGTATACATTCAACCGCCGGAAAATTGCATTCTGGTCGGGCAGCAAGAAAGAGATTATAGAACTGGCGGCAAAAAATAAGACCAAGGCGGCTCAGTAACCCATTAATTCCAGATCATAAGATTCAAGCATTTCAACACGCTTGCCCATTTTCTTCTGGATAATTTTGAAATGGTGCACGTCTTCCGGGCAGATCAGGGAAATCGCTTCTCCCGACGCTTCTGCCCGGCCCGTCCGGCCTATTCTGTGCACATAATCCTTTGGCGATCTGGGTAATTCAAAATTGATCACATATGGAAGAAACTGAATATCGATCCCGCGGGAAACAAGATCTGTGGCAACAAGCACGGTCAGTTTTCCTGCTTTGAATTTGTTTAAAGCCTCCGTCCGGGCGCCCTGGCTTTTCTTGCTGTGCATGGCCATAGCCTGGATTCCGTTCTTATTCAGCTTTTCAACCAGGTTATCAGCCGTTCTGGTTGCCGAAACAAATACCAGCACTTGCTTCATTTCCTGCGTTTTGATTAAATATCTCAGCAACGGTCCTCTGCGGTCCGGATCAACGAAATAACCCGTTTGCTTGATCAGATCCAGGTTTTGTTCTTCTTCCTCAATCTCAATGCGCACCGGGTTTCGGAGCTGCGTTTTGTTGATCTGGTCAACTTCTTCTCCTAATGTGGCAGAAAACAGAATGCTCTGGCGTTTTTTGGGCAAAAGGAAAAAGATGTCCTTCATTTCCTCTGCAAAGCCAAGATTCAACATTTTATCGGCTTCATCCAGGACTAAAATCTGCGTTTCTGAGATATTAAGCGCCTTGTGCGACAGCAAATCAATTAACCGGCCGGGCGTTGCCACCAGGATCTCAACACCTTGTAAACCAATCATTTGCGGATTGATCGAAACACCTCCATAAACAGCCAGCGTCTTCACCTTCCGTGGAAGCCGTTCGCCAAATGTTTGAAAAACAACAGCAATCTGCACCGCAAGCTCGCGCGTAGGCACCAGGACCAATGCAGAAATATGCCGGTTCGGGGCTGCCGGTTTTTTTTGAAATAATTCCAAAATCGGCAGGACGAAGCTGGCCGTCTTTCCCGAACCCGTCTTGGCAATGCCCAGCACATCATTTCCTTTCAAAATAGCCGGAATTGCTTCCTGCTGAATCGGATAAGGTTGAGTATAATTCTGTTCGGCAATGGTTTTTAATAATGGTTCGGACAAGCCAAGCGATTCGAAAGACATAAAGTGCTGCGCAGTTGGTCAAAAATATTTTTGTAAGCACAAAGATACCATTACCGCAGACAAATCGTCCATGCCCAGTCCGCAGCCACCCGACCATTTGACTTTTCTGAACATTTATTCTCCATAGACATGTCTTACAATCGCAGGGAATTTTTACAACAACTTGGATTTGGTGCATTACAATTAGGCATAATCAGCGCAATTCCCGCATCGGCCTGGGCTGAAACGTTACATTCTGGTTCTTTACCACGCAGCTCACCTGAATTGCAGGGATTATCGGCTAAAAATATTCTGGATTTCACCAACGCAGTGGAGGCAGACAAGCTCAATTTGCACAGTTTAATGATCCTACGCCAGGGAAAAGTGGTTGCGGAAGGCTGGTGGGCTCCATACGGGCCTGATATGAAGCATACGCTGTATTCGCTGAGCAAAAGTTTTACTTCGACGGCCATTGGATTGGCGGTTGGGGAGAAGAAGTTAAGTGTTGAAGACAAAGTTTTATCATTCTTTCCGGACGACAAACCGGCAACAGTGAGTGCGAATCTGGCCGCGATGCGGGTAAAAGATCTGCTTACCATGTCTACCGGGCACGATAAGGATGCCACCGGGCCTGTCAGGGAATCCAAGGAAAAGAATTGGGTAAAAGCATTTCTATCCTTGCCCGTGGAACATGAGCCGGGGACATTCTTTGTATACAACAGCGCGGCAACGTATATGCTGTCCGCAATCATCCAGAAAATCACCGGCCAGACATTGCTGCAATATCTGACGCCACGTCTTTTCGAACCACTCGGCATTGACGATCCGGATTGGGAAGTGGATCCGAACGGCATCAATACGGGAGGCTGGGGACTGCGGGTCAAGACCGAGGATATTGCCAAATTCGGCCAGCTTTATTTGCAGAAGGGTCAGTGGAACGGCAAGCGCATTTTGTCCGAAGCATGGGTGGAAGAAGCCACGCGTTCTCACATTATGTCCAAAGGAGGAGCCCGGAAACCGGAAGAAAACGATTGGCTGCAAGGTTACGGTTACCAGTTCTGGCGTTGCCGGAACGATGCTTACCGGGGCGATGGCGCTTACGGACAATATTGCATAGTGATGCCGAAGGAGGATATGGTGGTGGCAATTACCAGCGAAACAGGTGATATGCAAGCCATTCTCGACCACGTTTGGAACCACGTTCTTGCATCTGTGAAGTCGGCTCGCGTGCAGTCGGATAAGGATACGCAGGCGGAACTGCAAAAGAAATTAACATCACTAGCATTGCCGTTAACGCCTGGGAAACCAACCGCCGAGGGGGCGGCAAAACTTAACAACAAAAGCTTTAAAATAGACGATAACAGTCTGAAAGTGAATAAAGTATCCTTTGAATTTGCGAAAGGCTGGTGCTTGTTCCGGATGTACGACGATAAGGGGGAGCATTTGGTCGTGAATGGGTTGGGTAACTGGAAAATCGGGTT of Dyadobacter chenhuakuii contains these proteins:
- a CDS encoding NAD(P)H-dependent glycerol-3-phosphate dehydrogenase translates to MSLLNNIKIAVIGGGSWATALIKILCEQNNVQIRWWLRNQKDIEHIRKFHHNPSYLSDVVLSPKKVKVFEKTTEAVKGADYVILAVPAAFIQEALRDLSSKHLQGKRIVSAIKGMVPDQNMLITDWVAKEYGIDLQETCVIAGPCHAEEVALEKQSYLSIASTECPSAEDFAKLMTCRYVTANPLDDLYGVEYAAVMKNIVALACGITHGLGYGDNFQAVLVSNAMQEIGNFVTALDPRERNMSSSAYLGDLLVTAYSQFSRNRLFGNMIGRGYSVKAAQLEMKMIAEGYYATKSITEMNKIHQVSLPITSAVYRILYEEQAPGMVMDELKKLLK
- a CDS encoding sialidase family protein — translated: MRIPKNLCAGLLTGLLLSSVMLTSCNSKSSDKADNENKELKDSLASDKEFVFGDKRDFAQCHASTLVRLDNGQYLIAWFGGTEEKNPDVGIWVSKGQPGNWSAPKEVAKIREDAHWNPVLQKTSDGKIILYFKVGKEIAHWETWVKTSTDNGETWSDAYELVKGDKGGRGPVKDKLIELSNGDWLAGASNEVNRWEVFVDRSTDKGKTWKASPYFKIDTTEIKGKGAIQPTLWESKPGTVHMLVRTTGGVIGRSDSFDNGKTWSTIKKTSLPNPNSGIDLAKLPDGTLVLAYNPNDKDWGSRSPLSLIMSYDNGQNWTDRIDIATGKKEDEYSYPAIISFGDSVAVTYTFNRRKIAFWSGSKKEIIELAAKNKTKAAQ
- a CDS encoding DEAD/DEAH box helicase, with amino-acid sequence MSFESLGLSEPLLKTIAEQNYTQPYPIQQEAIPAILKGNDVLGIAKTGSGKTASFVLPILELFQKKPAAPNRHISALVLVPTRELAVQIAVVFQTFGERLPRKVKTLAVYGGVSINPQMIGLQGVEILVATPGRLIDLLSHKALNISETQILVLDEADKMLNLGFAEEMKDIFFLLPKKRQSILFSATLGEEVDQINKTQLRNPVRIEIEEEEQNLDLIKQTGYFVDPDRRGPLLRYLIKTQEMKQVLVFVSATRTADNLVEKLNKNGIQAMAMHSKKSQGARTEALNKFKAGKLTVLVATDLVSRGIDIQFLPYVINFELPRSPKDYVHRIGRTGRAEASGEAISLICPEDVHHFKIIQKKMGKRVEMLESYDLELMGY
- a CDS encoding serine hydrolase domain-containing protein, whose protein sequence is MSYNRREFLQQLGFGALQLGIISAIPASAWAETLHSGSLPRSSPELQGLSAKNILDFTNAVEADKLNLHSLMILRQGKVVAEGWWAPYGPDMKHTLYSLSKSFTSTAIGLAVGEKKLSVEDKVLSFFPDDKPATVSANLAAMRVKDLLTMSTGHDKDATGPVRESKEKNWVKAFLSLPVEHEPGTFFVYNSAATYMLSAIIQKITGQTLLQYLTPRLFEPLGIDDPDWEVDPNGINTGGWGLRVKTEDIAKFGQLYLQKGQWNGKRILSEAWVEEATRSHIMSKGGARKPEENDWLQGYGYQFWRCRNDAYRGDGAYGQYCIVMPKEDMVVAITSETGDMQAILDHVWNHVLASVKSARVQSDKDTQAELQKKLTSLALPLTPGKPTAEGAAKLNNKSFKIDDNSLKVNKVSFEFAKGWCLFRMYDDKGEHLVVNGLGNWKIGLTDLPVMPLKLVLTPVPGEKLTKVAGNGAWVDENTFEMTWRFVETAHYETITCKFEADNVNIEFKRSLAILGKTKDSRPVLSGKMMD